A stretch of Pseudomonas sp. LS.1a DNA encodes these proteins:
- a CDS encoding acyloxyacyl hydrolase, translating to MKTRLAASLAAAVLAFAGANLAQAAQVTGAVGATGQGDMTYRIGLSFDWDKKWLESSTGYLTGYWDAAYTYWEGGEASGAHSLSFSPVFTYEFSGFTYTPYIEAGIGLAAFSKTDVGDQRLGSAVNFEDRIGFGLKLPGEQKVGIRAMHYSNAGLKQPNDGIESYSLFYSKGF from the coding sequence ATGAAAACCCGACTAGCAGCTTCGCTGGCTGCTGCAGTGCTGGCCTTTGCCGGAGCGAATCTGGCCCAGGCAGCGCAGGTGACCGGCGCCGTTGGCGCCACTGGCCAAGGCGACATGACCTACCGTATTGGCCTGTCGTTCGACTGGGACAAGAAATGGCTGGAGAGCAGCACCGGTTATCTGACCGGATACTGGGATGCGGCCTACACCTATTGGGAGGGCGGTGAGGCCAGTGGCGCGCACTCGCTGTCGTTCAGCCCGGTGTTTACCTATGAATTCAGCGGTTTTACCTATACCCCGTACATCGAGGCCGGCATTGGCCTGGCGGCGTTTTCCAAGACCGACGTGGGCGACCAGCGCCTGGGCTCGGCGGTCAACTTCGAAGACCGCATCGGCTTTGGCCTGAAATTGCCGGGAGAGCAGAAGGTGGGGATCCGCGCGATGCATTACTCCAACGCGGGGCTCAAGCAGCCTAACGACGGCATCGAGTCGTACTCGCTGTTCTACAGCAAAGGGTTCTGA
- a CDS encoding universal stress protein, translating into MSQFKRLFVMLGPQMRHTPALQRAAALAESSGALLDINVFVDDVDTFGLMSDSRERERLLSDNRQWLADEAEQLANAGLDVSTELLLTRDPLGSVLERVERLGCDLLIKDVQHEPVLKRLLVTPLDWQLLKDSPVAVHLVSDIRLPLPRQIAAAVDLNSHGAGEHLDEQVIHCAHALALQCNAELHLLHVCDAAKTHIADFGAGTVTMPGFDGSVRTAQRAAFNRLGDHHQIPLERRHFLEGAAIKAIAEFVGHSRADVIVMGSHRHDAMQTFLGGTTAHVLEHPLCNVLAIKAVR; encoded by the coding sequence ATGAGCCAGTTCAAGCGTCTGTTCGTCATGCTTGGCCCGCAGATGCGCCACACGCCGGCGCTGCAACGCGCTGCGGCGTTGGCGGAATCCAGCGGGGCTTTGCTGGATATCAATGTGTTCGTCGACGATGTCGACACCTTTGGCTTGATGAGCGATAGCCGTGAGCGTGAGCGGCTGCTCAGCGACAACCGCCAATGGCTGGCGGACGAAGCCGAACAACTGGCCAACGCCGGCCTGGATGTGTCTACCGAATTGCTGCTGACCCGCGACCCGCTGGGCAGTGTGCTGGAGCGGGTAGAACGGCTGGGTTGCGACCTGCTGATCAAGGACGTGCAGCATGAACCGGTACTCAAGCGCCTGCTGGTAACGCCACTGGACTGGCAGTTGCTCAAGGACAGCCCGGTGGCCGTGCACCTGGTCAGCGATATCCGCCTGCCCCTGCCCCGGCAGATTGCCGCCGCGGTGGACCTGAACAGCCATGGCGCTGGCGAGCACCTGGATGAGCAGGTGATCCACTGCGCCCATGCCTTGGCCCTGCAGTGCAATGCCGAGTTGCATCTGCTGCACGTGTGCGACGCGGCCAAGACCCACATTGCCGACTTCGGCGCCGGTACGGTGACCATGCCTGGCTTCGATGGCAGCGTGCGGACCGCGCAGCGGGCGGCGTTCAACCGGTTGGGCGACCACCACCAGATTCCGCTGGAGCGCAGGCACTTCCTGGAGGGGGCAGCGATCAAGGCCATTGCCGAGTTCGTCGGGCACAGCCGGGCGGATGTGATCGTGATGGGCAGCCACCGGCACGACGCCATGCAGACGTTCCTCGGCGGGACCACGGCGCATGTGCTGGAGCATCCGCTGTGCAATGTGCTGGCGATCAAGGCGGTCCGCTGA
- the hisN gene encoding histidinol-phosphatase, translated as MSLSAEQIGEFRAFAEQLADAAAVAIKPYFRASLEVEDKGGRLYDPVTVADKAAEDAMRELIQARYPEHGILGEEAGVAVGSSPLTWVLDPIDGTRAFITGLPLWGTLIALNDGVRPVVGVMNQPFTGERFVGTPEGAWRSGTPLQTRACADLASATLMCTTPDMFDTTARKAAFEAVAGKARLMRYGGDCYAYCMLASGFVDVIVEASLQPYDVQALMPIIEGAGGVITAWDGSSAQNGGCVVACGDPALHAQVVEMLRHAM; from the coding sequence ATGTCCCTGAGTGCTGAACAGATCGGCGAATTCCGCGCCTTTGCCGAGCAGTTGGCCGATGCTGCCGCTGTGGCGATCAAGCCATACTTTCGCGCCAGCCTGGAGGTCGAGGACAAGGGCGGGCGCCTGTACGACCCGGTGACCGTGGCCGACAAGGCGGCCGAGGACGCCATGCGCGAGCTGATCCAGGCCCGTTACCCCGAGCATGGCATCCTCGGCGAAGAAGCCGGTGTGGCAGTCGGCAGCAGCCCGCTTACCTGGGTGCTGGACCCGATCGACGGCACCCGCGCTTTCATCACCGGCCTGCCGCTATGGGGCACGCTGATTGCCTTGAACGACGGCGTGCGCCCGGTGGTCGGGGTGATGAACCAGCCGTTTACCGGCGAGCGCTTTGTCGGCACCCCGGAAGGTGCCTGGCGCAGCGGTACGCCGTTGCAGACCCGCGCCTGTGCCGACCTGGCCTCGGCCACGCTGATGTGCACCACGCCGGACATGTTCGATACCACCGCGCGCAAGGCTGCGTTCGAGGCCGTTGCCGGCAAGGCGCGCCTGATGCGCTACGGTGGCGACTGCTATGCCTACTGCATGCTGGCTTCCGGTTTTGTCGACGTGATCGTCGAGGCGAGCCTGCAGCCGTATGACGTGCAGGCGCTGATGCCGATCATCGAAGGGGCGGGCGGGGTGATTACCGCATGGGATGGCAGCAGCGCGCAGAATGGCGGGTGTGTGGTGGCCTGTGGTGACCCGGCGCTGCATGCACAGGTGGTGGAGATGTTGCGTCACGCCATGTAA
- a CDS encoding TonB-dependent siderophore receptor gives MRRTFVSLCVLHAVSPLAFAEPEPLGAPAQIELQALSITSSADSERADGPVDGYKATRSASATRTDTVLHETPQSVSVVPRDVLQDTGATRLQDGLDYAGGVGRANNFGGQGLTTFTVRGFTTGEFYRNGFPINRGYPNAPDANTVERLEVIRGPASSLYGRGDPGGTFNVVSKQPLPESKVTLGSQFDDQGMHRATLDATGPLNQDGSLAYRLNLLGEGGESFRDNVESERYDVAPVLSWQVNDSTKIVFEGDFMRNNHPLDRGLTRYPTQAGSASRDTYIWEKGSDNLLHNDNNMAQVRFEHLLNDNWTLGGGFQYLDGSLKGNAVEATIAPADGRTLQRNFNYRKLEWTDRDWQLNLTGHFDTGAFSHTLLTGVEYENYHYNSIIRRSTAPYTIDIYNPVLGQPRPELAAVPTTWDSEKLETWAYFIQDQVALTERLKALAGVRFERFEHDYDDKRPANRDFSKGENGVTPRFGLIYDLTDSVAVYANTARSFKPNSGASLQGSGFAPEKGKSYELGMKWEAPDRQLSVDAAIYHIVKENVLTRDPADPNYNLAAGEVRSRGLDINIAGNVTPEWRVIGGYAYVDAEVTKDNRLPTGTRLANIPRNSFSLLNTYEFQDGLAKGLGLGVGVKYVDDRNGQTEAVTYNMDQYTVVDLLAFYKVNDNIRLNLDLKNLFNKEYDEGAFNFYAYPGAPRTVQAGVSYTF, from the coding sequence ATGCGTCGCACGTTCGTTTCGCTTTGTGTGCTTCATGCTGTCTCCCCGCTGGCCTTTGCCGAGCCCGAGCCGCTCGGCGCCCCCGCCCAGATCGAACTCCAGGCCCTGAGCATTACCAGCAGTGCTGATAGCGAACGTGCCGATGGCCCGGTCGACGGCTACAAGGCCACCCGCTCGGCCAGCGCCACCCGCACCGACACCGTGCTGCATGAGACCCCGCAATCGGTCAGCGTGGTGCCCAGGGACGTCCTGCAGGACACTGGCGCCACCCGCCTGCAGGACGGCCTGGACTACGCCGGCGGTGTCGGGCGCGCCAACAACTTCGGCGGCCAGGGCCTGACCACCTTCACCGTGCGCGGCTTCACCACCGGCGAGTTTTACCGCAACGGCTTCCCCATCAACCGCGGCTACCCCAACGCCCCGGACGCCAACACGGTCGAGCGCCTGGAGGTGATCCGTGGCCCGGCCAGCAGCCTGTATGGCCGTGGCGACCCCGGCGGCACCTTCAACGTGGTCAGCAAGCAGCCGCTGCCGGAATCCAAGGTCACCCTGGGCAGCCAGTTCGATGACCAGGGCATGCACCGCGCAACCCTGGACGCTACCGGGCCGCTGAACCAGGACGGCTCGCTGGCCTACCGCCTGAACCTGCTGGGCGAAGGCGGCGAAAGCTTCCGCGACAACGTTGAAAGCGAGCGCTATGACGTGGCGCCGGTGCTCAGCTGGCAGGTCAACGACAGTACGAAGATCGTCTTCGAGGGCGATTTCATGCGCAACAACCACCCGCTGGACCGTGGCTTGACCCGCTACCCGACCCAGGCCGGCAGCGCTTCACGCGATACCTACATCTGGGAGAAAGGCAGCGACAACCTGCTGCACAATGACAACAACATGGCTCAGGTGCGCTTCGAACACCTGCTCAACGATAACTGGACGCTGGGTGGAGGCTTCCAGTATCTCGATGGCTCGCTCAAAGGCAATGCTGTAGAGGCCACCATTGCCCCAGCAGATGGCCGTACCCTGCAGCGCAACTTCAATTACCGCAAGCTGGAGTGGACCGACCGCGACTGGCAGTTGAACCTCACCGGGCATTTCGATACAGGTGCGTTCAGCCATACCCTGCTGACCGGCGTCGAGTACGAGAACTACCATTACAATTCGATCATTCGCCGTTCCACCGCGCCCTACACGATCGATATTTACAATCCGGTACTAGGCCAGCCGAGGCCGGAGCTGGCAGCGGTACCAACTACCTGGGACAGCGAGAAGCTCGAGACCTGGGCGTATTTCATCCAGGACCAGGTGGCCCTGACGGAGCGCTTGAAGGCACTTGCAGGTGTACGCTTCGAGCGTTTCGAGCATGATTACGACGACAAGCGGCCCGCGAACCGCGACTTCAGCAAAGGCGAGAACGGCGTCACCCCGCGCTTTGGCCTGATCTACGACCTGACCGACTCTGTCGCCGTTTATGCCAACACCGCCCGTTCGTTCAAGCCCAATAGCGGCGCCAGCCTGCAAGGTTCGGGCTTCGCCCCGGAGAAAGGCAAGTCGTACGAACTGGGTATGAAATGGGAAGCGCCGGACCGTCAGCTGAGCGTTGACGCGGCGATCTATCACATCGTCAAGGAAAATGTGCTGACACGCGACCCGGCGGACCCCAACTACAACCTTGCCGCTGGCGAAGTACGTAGCCGTGGTCTGGATATCAACATCGCCGGCAATGTCACGCCAGAATGGCGGGTGATCGGTGGCTACGCCTACGTCGACGCGGAAGTGACCAAGGACAACCGCCTGCCCACTGGCACCCGGCTGGCGAACATTCCTAGGAACAGCTTCAGCCTGCTCAACACCTACGAATTCCAGGACGGACTGGCCAAAGGCCTTGGGCTGGGGGTTGGGGTGAAGTACGTCGATGACCGCAATGGCCAGACCGAGGCAGTGACTTACAACATGGACCAGTACACCGTTGTTGACCTGCTGGCCTTTTACAAGGTCAACGACAACATCCGCCTCAACCTGGACCTGAAGAACCTGTTCAACAAGGAATACGACGAGGGAGCATTCAACTTCTACGCCTACCCAGGAGCGCCGCGGACGGTGCAGGCTGGGGTTTCGTATACCTTCTGA